One segment of Mycolicibacterium baixiangningiae DNA contains the following:
- a CDS encoding DUF3027 domain-containing protein — protein MDSVTDTAAELAQRPADLEAVLMGAVDLARAALVELIGHDTIGEYLGASFEDPTSATHRFLADMPGYRGWQWAVVVAAYPGSEQATISELVLVPGPTALLAPKWVPWHERVRPGDLGPGDLLAPPPEDPRLVPGYVATGDPQVDETAAEVGFGRRQVLSRWGRLDAAQRWHDGEFGPGSAMARSTKRVCRDCGFYLPLSGSLGVMFGVCANEMSADGHVVDSEYGCGAHSDTPAPQGAGSPLYDPYDDGVVDVAEKD, from the coding sequence ATGGACAGCGTCACTGACACCGCCGCAGAACTGGCGCAACGCCCTGCCGACCTCGAAGCGGTGCTGATGGGCGCCGTGGATCTGGCGCGCGCCGCGCTGGTGGAGCTCATCGGACACGACACGATAGGCGAGTACCTCGGCGCCTCATTCGAGGACCCGACCTCGGCCACCCACCGATTCCTGGCCGATATGCCCGGCTACCGAGGGTGGCAGTGGGCCGTCGTCGTCGCGGCGTATCCCGGCTCGGAGCAGGCCACGATCAGCGAGCTGGTGCTGGTCCCGGGCCCGACGGCGCTGCTGGCCCCCAAGTGGGTGCCCTGGCATGAGCGGGTGCGCCCCGGAGACCTCGGCCCCGGCGATCTTCTCGCGCCACCACCCGAGGATCCCCGGCTGGTGCCCGGTTACGTCGCCACCGGCGACCCGCAGGTCGACGAGACCGCCGCGGAAGTGGGCTTCGGCCGTCGGCAGGTTCTCAGCCGGTGGGGACGCCTCGACGCCGCGCAGCGCTGGCACGACGGCGAGTTCGGCCCCGGTTCGGCGATGGCGCGCTCGACGAAGCGGGTCTGCCGGGACTGCGGCTTCTACCTGCCGCTGTCCGGTTCGCTCGGGGTCATGTTCGGGGTGTGTGCGAACGAGATGTCGGCCGACGGCCACGTCGTCGACTCGGAGTACGGCTGCGGTGCGCATTCGGACACCCCGGCGCCCCAGGGTGCCGGTTCGCCGCTGTACGACCCGTACGACGACGGTGTCGTCGACGTCGCCGAGAAAGACTGA
- a CDS encoding SRPBCC family protein, producing MAAPLLHAEIDIDAPVAKVWSLVSDLRRMPQWSPQCRVMKPLGPLRPGTRTINLNRRNRLVWPTTCTITEVVPEKKVAFRVDANKTVWSYELEPTATGTRLVETRNAENGVTAVSNMAVDKLMGGVPSFEQELVAGMNESLGRIKAAAES from the coding sequence ATGGCCGCACCACTGCTGCACGCAGAGATCGACATCGACGCCCCGGTGGCCAAGGTCTGGTCGCTGGTCTCCGATCTGCGCCGGATGCCGCAGTGGAGCCCGCAGTGCCGCGTCATGAAGCCGCTCGGCCCGCTGCGGCCGGGCACCAGGACGATCAACCTCAACCGGCGCAACCGCTTGGTCTGGCCGACCACCTGCACCATCACCGAGGTCGTCCCGGAGAAGAAGGTGGCGTTCCGCGTGGACGCCAACAAGACGGTGTGGAGCTACGAACTCGAACCCACGGCCACCGGAACCCGGCTGGTCGAGACCCGCAACGCCGAGAACGGTGTGACCGCGGTGTCGAACATGGCGGTCGACAAACTGATGGGCGGTGTGCCGAGTTTCGAGCAGGAACTCGTCGCGGGGATGAACGAATCGCTGGGCAGGATCAAGGCCGCAGCGGAGAGTTAG
- a CDS encoding DUF2530 domain-containing protein: MADEHTPERPAPQPPALPAALLEPWPVILVIAAAWLVATVLAFTVAALYEWRPYTIAGLGIGVLGTSIFLWQRHAVRRGARGAQSGLR; encoded by the coding sequence ATGGCCGACGAACACACTCCCGAGCGCCCAGCGCCACAGCCTCCCGCGCTGCCGGCCGCCCTTCTCGAGCCCTGGCCCGTCATCCTGGTGATCGCCGCGGCATGGTTGGTCGCCACCGTGCTCGCGTTCACGGTCGCCGCACTGTACGAGTGGCGGCCGTACACGATCGCGGGGCTGGGGATCGGAGTTCTTGGCACTTCGATCTTCCTGTGGCAACGTCACGCTGTGCGCCGCGGTGCCCGCGGCGCACAGAGCGGGCTTCGCTAG
- a CDS encoding Rv0880 family HTH-type transcriptional regulator gives MIDLESRLASDLSLAVVRLARQLRFRRAESPISLSQLSALSTLAKEGAMTPGALAARERVRPPSMTRVIASLADMGFVARNAHPVDGRQVLVSVSPAGADLVEAEKQASQEWLQRRLAQLDPEQRKTLLMAADLMSAMVEESA, from the coding sequence GTGATCGACCTCGAGTCTCGGTTAGCCAGCGATTTGTCGCTCGCTGTAGTACGGCTAGCTCGCCAATTGCGCTTTCGGCGTGCCGAATCGCCGATTTCGCTGTCGCAATTATCAGCGCTGTCAACGCTGGCCAAAGAGGGTGCCATGACTCCGGGGGCATTAGCTGCGCGGGAACGGGTTCGCCCGCCGTCGATGACTCGGGTAATCGCGTCACTCGCCGATATGGGGTTCGTCGCGCGCAACGCGCACCCCGTCGACGGACGCCAGGTGCTGGTGTCGGTGTCGCCGGCGGGGGCGGATCTGGTCGAAGCGGAGAAGCAGGCCAGCCAGGAATGGCTGCAGCGGCGGCTCGCCCAACTCGACCCCGAACAGCGCAAGACCCTGCTGATGGCCGCCGACCTCATGTCGGCGATGGTCGAGGAGAGCGCGTAA
- a CDS encoding TrmH family RNA methyltransferase, with protein MTTVIDVDDPADPRLDDFRDLNSIDRRPDLPSGKGLVIAEGVLVVQRMVASRFTPRALLGTDRRLTELGSDLDAVDAPFYRAGAEVMAEVVGFHLNRGVLASASRPPELTVTEVLDGARTVAVLEGVNDHENLGSVFRNAAGLAVDAVIFGAGCADPLYRRAVRVSMGHALLVPFARSSAWPEELELLRSNGFQLLAMTPDPTADTLAAAMTALAGDKVAVLVGAEGPGLTERAMRASDRRVRIPMSRGTDSLNVATAAALAFYERVRSG; from the coding sequence GTGACCACAGTCATCGACGTCGACGACCCCGCCGACCCCCGGCTCGACGACTTCCGGGACCTCAACAGCATCGACCGCAGACCCGATCTGCCCAGCGGCAAAGGGCTGGTGATCGCCGAGGGCGTGCTGGTGGTGCAGCGCATGGTGGCCTCTCGCTTCACCCCCCGCGCGCTCCTCGGCACCGACCGGCGGCTGACCGAACTCGGCTCCGATCTCGACGCCGTCGACGCGCCGTTCTACCGGGCCGGCGCCGAGGTGATGGCCGAGGTCGTCGGATTCCACCTCAACCGCGGCGTGCTGGCATCGGCGTCGCGTCCACCTGAGCTCACCGTCACCGAAGTGCTCGACGGCGCGCGCACCGTGGCGGTGTTGGAAGGCGTCAACGACCACGAGAATCTCGGCTCCGTCTTCCGCAATGCCGCGGGCCTCGCGGTCGATGCGGTGATCTTCGGTGCCGGGTGCGCCGACCCGCTGTATCGCCGGGCGGTGCGGGTGTCGATGGGTCACGCGCTGCTCGTGCCGTTCGCTCGCTCATCCGCCTGGCCTGAAGAGCTGGAGCTATTGCGCAGCAACGGATTTCAACTGCTCGCGATGACGCCAGATCCGACCGCCGATACACTCGCCGCGGCGATGACGGCGTTGGCCGGGGACAAGGTCGCCGTCCTCGTCGGTGCCGAGGGTCCCGGTTTGACGGAACGGGCGATGCGGGCCAGCGATCGGCGGGTGCGGATCCCGATGTCGCGGGGCACGGATTCGCTCAACGTGGCCACCGCGGCCGCGCTGGCGTTCTACGAACGCGTGCGGTCGGGCTAG
- a CDS encoding DUF2537 domain-containing protein, which produces MTDESTPWGTGLTVAAGVAAVIATAVIVLSLGLLRVHPLLAVGLNMVAVGGLAPTVWGWRTRPVWRWFAFGAGVGVAGGWIGLLAMTLSGTG; this is translated from the coding sequence GTGACCGACGAATCCACGCCCTGGGGAACGGGTTTGACGGTGGCCGCAGGAGTCGCCGCGGTGATCGCCACGGCCGTCATCGTACTGAGCCTCGGGCTGCTGCGGGTGCACCCGCTGCTTGCGGTCGGCCTCAACATGGTGGCCGTGGGTGGGTTGGCACCGACGGTGTGGGGATGGCGGACCAGGCCGGTGTGGCGGTGGTTCGCGTTCGGCGCGGGCGTCGGCGTGGCAGGCGGTTGGATCGGGCTGCTGGCGATGACTCTCAGCGGTACCGGGTAG
- the sepH gene encoding septation protein SepH, with protein sequence MRELKVVELDVDGKTVICQNDSGERFTLRVDDRFRAAARGDRAAFNRSADQTMIDVEVHNVLRPRDIQSKIRAGASVEQVANASGMPIERVERFAHPVLLERSRAAELATAAHPVLADGPAVLTLLETVSTVLVGRGLDPDATTWDAWRNEDGRWTVQVAWKAGRSDNLAHFRFSPGAHGGTVTAFDEAAYQLIDPEFARPLRPVAPLAQLDFDAPAAPPAPAPAPAPAPRPEPEPAPAPEAEAPKPAKGRKAKARPTVPGWEDVLLGVRSGGQR encoded by the coding sequence GTGCGGGAACTCAAGGTCGTCGAACTCGATGTCGACGGCAAGACGGTCATCTGCCAGAACGACTCCGGTGAGCGATTCACCCTGCGCGTCGACGACCGGTTCCGCGCCGCGGCCCGCGGGGACCGGGCCGCGTTCAACCGATCGGCCGACCAGACGATGATCGATGTCGAGGTGCACAACGTGCTGCGTCCCAGGGATATCCAGTCCAAGATCCGCGCGGGCGCGTCCGTCGAGCAGGTCGCCAACGCCTCGGGGATGCCGATCGAGCGGGTGGAGCGATTCGCCCATCCGGTACTGCTGGAGCGGTCACGGGCCGCCGAACTCGCCACCGCCGCACATCCGGTGCTGGCCGACGGACCCGCCGTGCTCACCCTGCTCGAAACCGTCAGCACCGTACTCGTCGGCCGCGGCCTGGACCCCGACGCGACGACGTGGGACGCCTGGCGCAACGAGGACGGACGCTGGACCGTACAGGTGGCGTGGAAAGCCGGGCGCTCTGACAACCTCGCGCACTTCCGGTTCTCCCCCGGCGCGCACGGCGGGACCGTCACCGCGTTCGACGAGGCCGCCTACCAGCTGATCGATCCCGAATTCGCCCGCCCGCTGCGCCCCGTCGCACCCCTGGCGCAGCTGGACTTCGACGCCCCCGCAGCGCCCCCGGCCCCGGCCCCTGCGCCCGCTCCGGCGCCGCGACCCGAACCCGAGCCGGCGCCGGCCCCCGAAGCCGAGGCGCCCAAGCCGGCGAAGGGCCGTAAGGCCAAGGCCCGGCCCACCGTTCCCGGCTGGGAGGATGTCCTGCTCGGCGTGCGCTCCGGCGGCCAGCGATGA
- the serC gene encoding phosphoserine transaminase, which yields MADLTIPADLKPRDGRFGSGPSKVRPEQLAALAAAGDLFGTSHRQAPVKNLVGRVRDGVKQLFSVPDGYEVILGNGGSTAFWDAAAFGLVDKRSLHLTYGEFSAKFASAVAKNPFVGDPIVVKADPGSAPAPQSDPSVDVIAWAHNETSTGVAVPVQRPADSGDALIVIDATSGAGGLPVDISQADAYYFAPQKNFAGDGGLWLAVVSPAALARIDQIAQSGRWVPDFLSLPIAVENSLKNQTYNTPAIGTLVLLADQLDWLNGNGGLDWAVKRTADSSQRLYSWAEASAYATPFVTDTALRSQVVGTIDFSDDVDAAAVAKVLRANGIVDTEPYRKLGRNQLRVAMFAAVDPEDVSALTQCVDWVVERL from the coding sequence ATGGCCGACCTCACCATCCCCGCCGACCTCAAGCCCCGCGACGGACGCTTCGGGTCCGGGCCGTCGAAGGTGCGTCCCGAACAACTGGCCGCGCTCGCGGCAGCGGGTGACCTGTTCGGCACCTCCCACCGGCAGGCCCCGGTCAAGAACCTCGTGGGCCGGGTACGCGACGGCGTCAAGCAGCTCTTCTCCGTACCCGACGGCTACGAGGTCATCCTCGGCAACGGCGGCTCCACCGCGTTCTGGGACGCCGCGGCGTTCGGGCTGGTCGACAAGCGCTCACTGCACCTGACCTACGGCGAGTTCAGCGCCAAATTCGCCTCCGCCGTCGCCAAGAACCCGTTCGTCGGCGACCCGATCGTCGTCAAAGCCGATCCGGGCAGCGCCCCCGCACCGCAGTCCGACCCGTCGGTCGACGTCATCGCGTGGGCGCACAACGAGACCTCCACCGGTGTCGCGGTGCCCGTACAGCGCCCCGCCGACTCCGGTGACGCGCTGATCGTCATCGACGCCACCTCCGGCGCGGGTGGGCTGCCCGTCGACATCAGCCAGGCTGACGCCTACTACTTCGCGCCGCAGAAGAACTTCGCCGGCGACGGCGGCCTGTGGCTCGCGGTCGTCAGCCCCGCCGCGCTCGCGCGGATCGACCAGATCGCACAGTCGGGCCGCTGGGTCCCCGACTTCCTCTCGCTGCCGATCGCCGTCGAGAACAGCCTCAAGAACCAGACGTACAACACCCCCGCGATCGGCACGCTCGTCCTGCTCGCCGATCAGCTGGACTGGCTCAACGGCAACGGTGGGCTCGACTGGGCCGTCAAGCGCACCGCCGACTCGTCGCAGCGGCTGTACTCGTGGGCCGAGGCGTCGGCGTACGCGACGCCGTTCGTCACCGATACCGCACTGCGCTCGCAGGTGGTCGGCACCATCGACTTCTCCGACGACGTGGATGCGGCGGCCGTGGCAAAGGTGTTGCGCGCCAACGGAATCGTTGACACCGAGCCGTACCGCAAACTCGGCCGCAACCAGTTGCGGGTCGCGATGTTCGCCGCCGTCGACCCCGAGGACGTCAGCGCGCTGACCCAGTGCGTCGACTGGGTCGTCGAACGGTTGTAG
- a CDS encoding AurF N-oxygenase family protein: MARTRTVRRWRRNMDVADDAAYVNTLTTLSEGSVRRNFNPYTDIEWDTPEFAVFDGDERWILPGTDPIGRHSWYRSQPVERQIEIGRWRQANVAKVGLQFEIILIRGLTNYAFWVPNGSPEYRYCMHETVEECNHTMMFQEMVNRIGADVPGMPRVLRWLSPFIPLVAGPLPIPFFFGVLAGEEPIDHTQKNVLREGKAIHPIMERVMAIHVAEEARHISFAHEYLRKRLPQLPRRQRFVLSLFVPLVMRLLCQAIIVPPKAFWKEFDIPRSVRKELFFRAPESRQFLRDMFGDVRMLCHDTGLMNPLAKLTWRICRIDGRPSRYRSEPHRQHVASAA, from the coding sequence ATGGCTCGCACACGCACGGTCCGGCGGTGGCGCCGCAATATGGACGTCGCCGATGACGCGGCATACGTGAACACACTGACCACCCTGTCCGAGGGATCGGTGCGGCGGAATTTCAACCCGTACACCGACATCGAATGGGACACCCCGGAGTTCGCTGTGTTCGACGGCGACGAGCGGTGGATCCTGCCGGGAACCGATCCGATCGGCCGCCATTCCTGGTACCGGTCGCAGCCGGTGGAGCGCCAGATCGAGATCGGCCGCTGGCGGCAGGCCAACGTCGCGAAGGTCGGCCTGCAGTTCGAGATCATCCTGATCCGCGGTCTGACGAACTACGCGTTCTGGGTTCCCAACGGATCACCCGAATACCGCTACTGCATGCACGAGACGGTCGAAGAGTGCAACCACACCATGATGTTCCAGGAGATGGTGAACCGCATCGGCGCCGACGTGCCCGGTATGCCGCGGGTGCTGCGCTGGCTGTCGCCCTTCATCCCGCTCGTGGCCGGACCGCTGCCGATCCCGTTCTTCTTCGGGGTGCTCGCCGGCGAGGAGCCGATCGACCACACCCAGAAGAACGTGCTGCGCGAAGGTAAGGCCATACACCCGATCATGGAACGGGTCATGGCCATCCACGTCGCCGAGGAAGCGCGCCACATCTCGTTTGCCCACGAATACCTGCGTAAGCGGCTGCCGCAGCTGCCGCGCCGGCAGCGATTCGTACTGTCGCTCTTCGTGCCGCTCGTGATGCGGCTGTTGTGCCAGGCCATCATCGTGCCGCCTAAGGCGTTCTGGAAGGAATTCGACATCCCGAGGTCGGTGCGCAAGGAGTTGTTCTTCCGCGCGCCGGAGTCACGGCAGTTCCTGAGGGACATGTTCGGCGACGTCCGGATGCTATGCCATGACACCGGTCTGATGAACCCGCTGGCAAAGCTCACGTGGCGGATCTGCCGGATCGACGGCCGGCCCAGCCGGTACCGCAGCGAGCCGCACCGCCAGCACGTCGCCTCGGCGGCCTAG